One genomic window of Quercus lobata isolate SW786 chromosome 9, ValleyOak3.0 Primary Assembly, whole genome shotgun sequence includes the following:
- the LOC115959277 gene encoding uncharacterized protein LOC115959277 codes for MAMAAMARPSSIVMLTVKRQRPRWVFTPLALSLSSSSPTPSRKLILYSKPGCCLCDGLKEKLQAAFLISGPDSLHDVDLQIRDITSNSEWERAYQYEIPVLAKVRPDGTEETLPRLSPRLGVELIQKKIAAALKQ; via the exons ATGGCCATGGCAGCAATGGCAAGACCATCCTCAATtgtaatgctaacagtaaaaaGACAAAGACCCAGGTGGGTCTTTACTCCTCTGGCTCTGTCTCTGTCATCTTCTTCCCCTACTCCATCTAGAAAACTCATTCTCTACTCAAAGCCTGGTTGTTGTTTGTGTGATGGTCTCAAAGAAAAACTCCAAGCTGCTTTCTTAATCTCCGGCCCTGATTCCCTTCACGATGTTGATTTGCAG ATAAGGGACATCACTAGCAATTCTGAGTGGGAAAGGGCTTACCAGTATGAGATACCTGTGTTGGCCAAAGTGCGTCCTGACGGCACTGAG GAAACCCTACCAAGATTATCTCCACGTCTTGGAGTGGAGCTCATTCAAAAGAAGATAGCAGCTGCTTTGAAACAATAA